A DNA window from Nocardiopsis changdeensis contains the following coding sequences:
- a CDS encoding nuclease-related domain-containing protein — protein MTDTGRSETSYRDASAGASARAMAREIARSERGPLLVKSGVAGLALGLAGGVALGWGVGLALGLVLALAVGLALRARGRASYWRRGALGERRTGRRLDRLRRRGCVVLHDLAVPGSRANIDHVVIGPFGVGVVDSKQRRGHVRFDGRGHLRIGNTGAPLLVKSVKWESGKVDSVLSVELGRRVPVLPVLAVHVSRSRFPQWREFECLGVPIMAANNTGRWLMSRQRALSASEVAVVADAVRARFTPHGQR, from the coding sequence ATGACAGACACCGGCCGTTCCGAAACCTCCTACCGTGACGCTTCCGCTGGGGCCTCGGCCCGTGCCATGGCGCGCGAAATCGCGCGCTCCGAACGGGGTCCGCTGCTGGTGAAATCCGGAGTGGCCGGTCTCGCCCTGGGCCTGGCCGGTGGGGTAGCGCTCGGCTGGGGTGTGGGCCTCGCGCTCGGGCTCGTCCTGGCGCTCGCCGTGGGGCTCGCCCTGCGGGCCCGGGGCCGGGCGTCCTACTGGCGTCGTGGTGCGCTGGGGGAGCGGCGCACTGGGCGTCGCCTCGATCGCCTGCGTCGGCGCGGCTGCGTCGTCCTGCATGATCTGGCTGTACCGGGTTCGCGTGCGAACATCGACCATGTGGTAATCGGCCCATTCGGCGTCGGGGTGGTCGACAGCAAGCAGCGGCGCGGTCATGTGCGTTTCGATGGTCGGGGACATCTGCGCATTGGGAATACCGGGGCCCCGTTGCTGGTCAAATCGGTGAAGTGGGAATCAGGGAAAGTCGACTCCGTGCTTTCGGTGGAGTTGGGGCGGCGCGTTCCTGTGCTGCCCGTGCTAGCTGTGCACGTGTCGCGCTCGCGCTTTCCGCAATGGCGAGAATTCGAGTGCCTCGGGGTACCGATCATGGCGGCCAATAACACCGGTCGGTGGCTCATGTCGCGCCAACGGGCGCTCTCCGCTAGTGAGGTGGCCGTGGTCGCTGATGCGGTGCGCGCGCGTTTCACTCCACACGGGCAACGGTGA
- the mobF gene encoding MobF family relaxase → MLTLATGYDPGYLTRQTTPRAANYYTVAVTQHGEPQGVWWGPGAQALGFTPGDEIDPKVMEKLYSSFVDPRDENFLKSDVPDSEKEMLGRRPSRYKDVDAWYAQLLKREPEATPERQRELRNEAEKRADRQKTVYFYDATFSVPKSVSLLHAGLLAAAKAAQEAGNVERAAQCNERADAVIRAVMAGAGASLEYLREHAGAARTGYHGGKVEGRSTGKWTPAGGWVVAQFLQHTNRAGEPQIHVHNAILGRQLCEDGKWRGIDSRALFRSRAGAAAAGERKLFQDLARDLGAEAVQRADGNGFELKGVSTKEILSFSSRDTAVTAEMERLIQNYVDAHGRMPNARVMYKMGQEATLATRKTKEPNLSRTALLAKWEAVADRLELGKLGAIPGRVLGRIDPERNTALAYEPTQLEMDRIITTAVERVQEAKSVFTRHDVFRRINDELPPNLGALSDEQVHALVDRMTDVALSPAGPADVRLLNAPDVVLIPAELRDADGRSVYLAPNAERYTTAKLLDDEQQLISEALRLDAPRIHVEPAAEAEAVPVEAAGVSAEAVPGVEPTAEGAVTVEAERQAGADEVAPPVSGGESEAGETQGVSSDAAGVSGEATGVSSETLADSEENSADSHENDEGESGSSRVRGVADDARALEGAEGAEGAPEAAAEEIAGQEVVYTPEEERLIQAHRDAAAWFQEQLHSDGGQEAREYMDGRGFGHAIALDSPWQVGYGGTSRYALFNHLSALGYSNEELMASGLVLRTEGGGIIDRFRGRVVLPVHNAQGDPVAFMGRKLPDDPHPAKWLNSPETAIYSKGKVLMGLGVQRQALAAGAQPVIVEGLFDVLAVAGASDPRYVAVAPGGTAFTTDQYAALTAAASPEAGVLVAFDDDKAGRKASVAAYELLRHHEGPVRAVTLPEGMDPGDLADDPERLREVLQDQERHLVDVVVAAGVDAHRWPAPSQERPQMTGEEISRQAAESWGFDPVESEARHQQYLSESAQPGPDLSAHVARSLARTVLGVDVPAPAPEAARPADHPRPEADPYREGDLTVEAQVEAIRQAVDLIDLDAPDAAERAQRVMAQLAAQTGADLETVQAVFVDALAGEPLPVGEDAPNGSRWGQKTIIPSPISAETQAAWRETDRARAAEQAAAEAAAAASAETGEGEAERAPVSSQTPRVSEETARALRESAQVRAELMELYPRLHVDQADAIAGVATSGRGVDVLVGPAGSGKSTTLGYLADLWKEKTSAPVVGLATAQNAANILGAKKVNGAKAFDATHNIAKWLYLVESGKTRVVPGSLIVVDEASMVTTTHLKEIQDIAAQARAKVVWAGDHAQLSAPGAAGAMRHLVELGGAYELTKVHRFAEAWEAEASLKLRDGMAEALTAYDKHGRLAAGSRADMEAQALRSYLADYLDGKDTLLLASTNESASALSGRARAALVEAGLVEAGGTRLRDANTASVGDLIVARANDTHIKVGEDQRPLSNRDVLRVVEVLEDGGIRATLREEDATSDIPVTLPAAYVADQVELAYAGTTHAAQGRDVHTCYSIVDGTVTDEMLYVMMTRGQEGNYGYGVVEDQGADLRTGPEQAQEYTAELRQAGARQRGERLAGEHAQRAREADEQRLGVFAAAMQREAVDPMATEAMLGEAERPRHLGHLGAMWLDMTREYTARGYLERAAERGVLAPHHLERALKEEALSTLGRMLTRLEMAGYPADTILDQAISSRELGTAEEISQVLYWRIDGDADKHGIDVASLDPSEQQINATWSERTTDLGVPAIDVARHDIAQRMDERTRELAERAAHQPPRWLVEHIGPVPADTRTRERDQWMQRAGRVLAYREQWMHQAESDAIGPAPSRANPEQRAAWLAAHDALGAPEGVRDLSGASLGELYVLRAAYERETRWAPAYVAEELRAASLQARELDQQVSHLRAEARQEQDDERRVALEAQAQARAELAQEMHAHRQDLERIDAARQRWYDATEDKRVLAERADQELRRRAEQDAQEQRQARVDVGALRPLALDGAGGREYEEAQARRAEQAEAEERAQVHPGQMSLDDIEVSEPAPEVVDAEPVEAEPVEAEAVEAAPTVLEIEAAEPEVTEHDLVEADQVSVAWEAAPTPEFDQHEFTASGVDWAALAASEPEPEVVDVEPVEAEPEPAAEQVQDLPVVDAEITMEVVERITEPAPPVQDAEVRVTVVEIANEDVPDPWRRPEDFQRDTGAAERDPDPVAQDAPSADQPTLWDEVIDHTAEMDRVIDQARHAADLADHRNAGLDAERLAQEEADREQRQREAREVDAERAAREEQARQELEQREAERAAAERVMEQQLEGPEL, encoded by the coding sequence GTGCTGACTCTCGCGACCGGATACGACCCCGGATATCTGACCCGCCAGACGACTCCCCGCGCCGCGAATTACTACACGGTCGCTGTTACCCAGCACGGTGAACCGCAAGGCGTGTGGTGGGGGCCCGGGGCCCAGGCGCTCGGCTTCACCCCTGGCGATGAGATCGACCCCAAGGTGATGGAGAAGCTTTATTCTTCATTCGTTGATCCTCGGGATGAGAATTTTCTGAAATCCGATGTCCCGGATTCAGAAAAGGAAATGCTTGGTCGCCGTCCTTCGCGCTACAAGGACGTGGATGCCTGGTATGCACAGTTGCTCAAGCGCGAACCTGAGGCCACTCCGGAGCGTCAGCGAGAGCTGAGGAACGAGGCCGAGAAAAGGGCCGACCGTCAAAAAACGGTGTACTTCTACGACGCGACCTTCTCGGTTCCCAAATCTGTTTCGCTGCTGCACGCTGGCCTCTTGGCGGCGGCCAAGGCCGCACAGGAGGCGGGCAATGTCGAGCGCGCCGCGCAGTGCAACGAGCGGGCCGATGCAGTCATCCGGGCGGTCATGGCGGGCGCCGGTGCGAGCCTGGAGTACCTGCGGGAGCACGCAGGGGCCGCCCGCACCGGCTACCACGGCGGCAAGGTTGAGGGGCGCAGCACGGGCAAGTGGACGCCCGCCGGCGGGTGGGTGGTCGCCCAGTTCCTTCAGCACACGAATCGAGCCGGTGAGCCGCAAATTCACGTGCACAACGCGATTCTCGGGAGGCAGCTCTGCGAGGACGGAAAGTGGCGTGGAATCGACTCGCGGGCGCTTTTCCGTTCCCGTGCCGGTGCGGCGGCAGCGGGTGAGCGCAAGCTTTTCCAGGACCTAGCCAGGGACTTGGGGGCCGAAGCGGTTCAGCGAGCGGACGGCAACGGCTTTGAACTGAAAGGCGTTTCGACCAAGGAGATTCTGAGCTTCTCCTCCCGCGACACCGCGGTCACTGCGGAGATGGAGCGGCTGATCCAGAATTACGTGGACGCCCACGGCCGTATGCCGAACGCCCGCGTGATGTACAAGATGGGCCAAGAGGCGACCTTGGCAACCCGGAAAACGAAGGAACCCAATCTGAGCCGGACGGCTCTGTTGGCCAAGTGGGAAGCCGTTGCTGACCGGCTGGAGCTGGGCAAGCTCGGGGCCATCCCGGGCCGGGTGCTGGGCCGTATCGACCCCGAGCGCAACACGGCCCTGGCCTACGAGCCGACGCAGCTGGAGATGGACCGGATCATCACCACGGCGGTGGAACGGGTCCAGGAGGCCAAGTCCGTTTTCACGCGCCACGACGTGTTCCGCCGCATCAACGACGAGCTTCCCCCGAATCTCGGGGCGCTCTCGGATGAGCAGGTGCACGCCCTGGTCGACCGCATGACCGATGTGGCGCTGAGCCCCGCCGGCCCCGCCGACGTGCGGTTGCTCAACGCCCCCGACGTCGTCTTGATCCCGGCCGAGCTGCGCGACGCCGACGGGCGCAGCGTCTACCTGGCCCCCAACGCCGAGCGCTACACCACCGCCAAGTTGCTGGACGATGAGCAGCAGCTGATCAGTGAGGCCCTGCGCCTGGACGCTCCGCGGATCCACGTCGAGCCCGCGGCCGAGGCCGAGGCTGTTCCGGTTGAAGCCGCTGGTGTTTCGGCCGAAGCGGTGCCGGGCGTGGAGCCTACGGCCGAGGGCGCCGTGACGGTTGAGGCTGAGCGCCAGGCGGGCGCGGACGAAGTCGCTCCCCCTGTGTCCGGGGGGGAGTCGGAGGCCGGCGAAACGCAGGGTGTTTCGAGCGATGCGGCCGGTGTCTCGGGTGAAGCGACCGGTGTTTCAAGCGAAACGCTCGCCGATTCTGAGGAGAACAGCGCCGATTCTCATGAAAACGACGAAGGGGAGTCGGGTTCCTCTCGTGTCCGTGGGGTGGCGGATGACGCCCGCGCCCTGGAGGGCGCCGAGGGCGCCGAGGGCGCCCCGGAGGCTGCGGCCGAGGAAATCGCTGGTCAGGAGGTGGTGTACACCCCGGAGGAGGAGCGGCTCATCCAGGCGCACCGCGACGCGGCCGCCTGGTTCCAGGAGCAGTTGCACAGCGATGGCGGCCAGGAGGCCCGCGAGTACATGGACGGCCGCGGGTTCGGCCATGCCATCGCGCTGGACTCCCCGTGGCAGGTCGGGTACGGCGGCACCAGCCGGTACGCCCTGTTCAACCACCTGTCGGCGCTCGGCTACTCCAACGAGGAGCTGATGGCGTCCGGTCTGGTCCTGCGCACCGAGGGCGGCGGGATCATCGACCGGTTCCGCGGGCGCGTCGTCCTGCCGGTGCACAACGCCCAGGGCGACCCGGTCGCGTTCATGGGCCGCAAGCTGCCCGACGACCCCCACCCGGCCAAGTGGCTCAACTCGCCTGAGACGGCGATCTACTCCAAGGGCAAGGTCCTGATGGGGCTCGGCGTGCAGCGCCAGGCCCTGGCCGCAGGGGCTCAGCCGGTCATCGTGGAAGGGCTGTTCGACGTCCTGGCGGTGGCCGGCGCCAGTGATCCGCGGTACGTCGCGGTCGCCCCCGGTGGTACGGCCTTCACCACGGACCAGTACGCCGCACTCACCGCTGCGGCGAGCCCCGAAGCCGGTGTGCTGGTGGCGTTCGATGACGACAAGGCCGGTCGTAAGGCCAGCGTGGCCGCCTACGAGCTGCTGCGCCACCACGAGGGCCCCGTGCGTGCCGTGACGCTGCCCGAGGGGATGGACCCCGGCGACCTGGCAGACGATCCCGAGCGGCTGCGGGAGGTCCTCCAGGACCAGGAACGCCACCTGGTCGACGTCGTCGTGGCCGCAGGGGTGGACGCCCACCGGTGGCCCGCGCCCTCCCAGGAGCGCCCCCAGATGACGGGGGAGGAGATCAGCCGCCAGGCCGCCGAGTCGTGGGGATTCGACCCGGTCGAGTCCGAGGCCCGCCACCAGCAGTACCTGAGCGAGAGCGCCCAGCCAGGCCCCGACCTGAGCGCCCACGTGGCGCGCTCCCTGGCCCGCACGGTGCTCGGGGTGGACGTGCCCGCGCCGGCCCCTGAGGCGGCCCGCCCTGCGGATCACCCGCGCCCGGAGGCCGATCCCTACCGAGAGGGCGACCTCACCGTTGAGGCCCAGGTGGAGGCCATCCGCCAGGCCGTCGACCTCATCGACCTGGACGCGCCCGATGCTGCCGAGCGCGCCCAGCGCGTCATGGCGCAGCTGGCCGCACAGACCGGCGCCGACCTGGAGACCGTGCAGGCGGTGTTCGTGGACGCCCTGGCGGGCGAGCCCCTGCCCGTGGGTGAGGACGCGCCGAACGGCAGCCGCTGGGGGCAGAAGACGATCATCCCCTCGCCGATTTCAGCTGAGACACAGGCCGCTTGGCGCGAAACGGACCGGGCCCGAGCCGCGGAGCAGGCCGCCGCCGAAGCCGCCGCGGCTGCTTCGGCCGAGACGGGCGAGGGCGAGGCGGAGCGCGCGCCTGTTTCGTCTCAGACGCCGCGTGTTTCAGAGGAAACGGCGCGCGCTTTGCGGGAATCGGCGCAGGTGCGGGCCGAACTCATGGAGTTGTACCCGCGGCTTCACGTCGATCAGGCCGACGCCATCGCCGGGGTCGCCACGAGCGGGCGCGGTGTGGACGTCCTGGTCGGCCCGGCCGGTTCGGGCAAGTCGACCACGTTGGGCTACCTGGCCGACCTGTGGAAGGAGAAGACCAGCGCCCCCGTGGTGGGGCTGGCCACGGCCCAGAACGCGGCGAACATCCTGGGTGCCAAGAAGGTCAACGGCGCCAAGGCGTTCGATGCCACGCACAACATCGCCAAGTGGCTGTACCTGGTGGAGTCCGGTAAGACCCGGGTCGTGCCGGGCTCGCTGATCGTGGTGGATGAGGCGTCCATGGTCACCACCACCCACTTGAAGGAGATCCAGGACATCGCCGCCCAGGCCCGCGCCAAGGTCGTGTGGGCGGGCGACCACGCCCAGCTGTCCGCGCCCGGTGCGGCCGGGGCGATGCGGCACCTGGTCGAACTCGGCGGCGCCTACGAGCTGACGAAGGTCCACCGGTTCGCCGAGGCGTGGGAGGCCGAGGCGTCCTTGAAGCTGCGCGACGGGATGGCCGAGGCGCTGACCGCTTACGACAAGCACGGCCGTCTCGCGGCCGGCAGCCGGGCCGACATGGAGGCCCAGGCCCTGCGCAGCTACCTCGCCGACTACCTGGACGGCAAGGACACCCTGCTGTTGGCGTCCACCAACGAGAGCGCGTCGGCGCTGTCGGGGCGTGCCCGTGCGGCACTGGTCGAGGCCGGTCTCGTGGAGGCTGGCGGCACGCGGCTGCGGGATGCCAACACCGCCAGTGTCGGCGACCTGATCGTGGCCCGCGCCAACGACACCCACATCAAGGTCGGCGAGGACCAACGTCCCCTGTCCAACAGGGATGTGCTGCGTGTGGTCGAGGTCCTGGAGGACGGCGGGATCCGCGCGACCCTGCGCGAGGAGGACGCTACTTCCGATATCCCCGTCACCCTGCCCGCGGCGTATGTGGCCGACCAGGTCGAGCTGGCCTATGCGGGGACGACGCACGCCGCGCAGGGCCGGGACGTCCACACCTGTTACAGCATCGTGGACGGCACGGTCACCGACGAGATGCTGTACGTGATGATGACCCGTGGCCAGGAGGGCAACTACGGGTACGGCGTGGTCGAGGACCAGGGCGCGGATCTGCGGACCGGCCCGGAGCAGGCCCAGGAGTACACCGCCGAGCTGCGCCAGGCCGGGGCGCGTCAGCGCGGGGAGCGCCTGGCGGGCGAGCACGCCCAGCGGGCGCGCGAGGCCGACGAACAGCGGCTGGGCGTGTTCGCGGCGGCGATGCAGCGTGAGGCCGTCGACCCGATGGCCACCGAGGCGATGCTCGGCGAGGCCGAGCGTCCCCGTCACCTGGGGCACCTGGGGGCGATGTGGCTGGACATGACGCGCGAGTACACCGCCCGCGGGTACTTGGAGCGCGCGGCCGAGCGCGGCGTGCTGGCCCCGCACCACCTGGAGAGGGCGCTCAAGGAGGAGGCGCTCAGCACGCTGGGGCGTATGCTCACCCGTCTGGAGATGGCCGGGTACCCGGCCGACACGATCCTTGACCAGGCGATCAGCTCGCGTGAGCTGGGCACCGCCGAGGAGATCTCACAGGTCCTGTACTGGCGTATCGACGGCGACGCCGACAAACACGGCATTGACGTGGCGTCCCTGGACCCCAGCGAGCAGCAGATCAACGCCACCTGGTCCGAGCGCACCACGGACCTGGGGGTGCCGGCCATCGACGTGGCCCGGCACGACATCGCCCAGCGCATGGACGAGCGCACCCGCGAACTCGCCGAGCGCGCCGCCCACCAGCCGCCGCGGTGGCTGGTCGAGCACATCGGCCCCGTGCCCGCCGACACCCGTACCCGCGAGCGGGACCAGTGGATGCAGCGCGCCGGCCGGGTCCTGGCCTACCGCGAGCAGTGGATGCACCAGGCCGAGAGCGACGCCATCGGCCCGGCGCCCTCCCGCGCCAACCCCGAGCAGCGGGCCGCCTGGTTGGCCGCTCACGATGCTCTGGGAGCCCCGGAGGGCGTGCGGGACCTGTCCGGTGCGTCGCTGGGCGAGCTGTACGTGCTCCGGGCCGCCTACGAGCGTGAGACCCGGTGGGCGCCGGCCTACGTCGCCGAGGAGTTGCGTGCCGCCTCGCTCCAGGCCCGTGAGCTGGACCAGCAGGTATCGCACCTGCGTGCCGAGGCCCGCCAGGAGCAGGACGACGAGCGCCGGGTTGCGCTGGAGGCCCAGGCCCAGGCCCGCGCGGAGCTGGCCCAGGAGATGCACGCCCACCGCCAGGACCTGGAGCGGATCGACGCCGCGCGGCAGCGCTGGTACGACGCCACCGAGGACAAGCGCGTGTTGGCCGAGCGCGCGGACCAGGAGCTGCGCCGCCGTGCGGAGCAGGACGCTCAGGAGCAGCGGCAGGCGCGGGTGGACGTGGGGGCGCTGCGCCCGCTGGCGCTGGACGGTGCCGGTGGCCGCGAGTACGAGGAGGCCCAGGCCCGCCGTGCGGAGCAGGCCGAGGCCGAGGAGCGCGCCCAGGTCCACCCCGGACAGATGAGCCTGGACGACATCGAGGTGTCCGAGCCCGCCCCTGAGGTGGTCGACGCCGAGCCCGTCGAGGCCGAACCCGTGGAGGCTGAGGCGGTCGAGGCTGCGCCGACGGTGCTGGAGATCGAGGCTGCGGAGCCCGAGGTCACCGAACACGACCTGGTCGAGGCCGACCAGGTGAGCGTGGCGTGGGAGGCCGCACCGACGCCGGAGTTCGACCAGCACGAGTTCACCGCCTCGGGTGTGGACTGGGCGGCCCTGGCCGCTTCCGAGCCGGAGCCCGAGGTGGTCGATGTCGAGCCCGTCGAGGCCGAGCCCGAGCCTGCGGCCGAGCAGGTCCAGGACCTGCCCGTCGTGGACGCTGAGATCACGATGGAGGTCGTGGAGCGCATCACCGAGCCGGCCCCGCCCGTCCAGGACGCCGAGGTGCGCGTGACCGTGGTCGAGATCGCCAACGAAGATGTGCCCGACCCCTGGCGGCGGCCGGAGGACTTCCAGCGGGACACGGGCGCCGCGGAGCGCGACCCGGACCCGGTGGCCCAGGACGCGCCCAGCGCGGACCAGCCCACCCTGTGGGACGAGGTCATCGACCACACCGCTGAGATGGACCGGGTCATCGACCAGGCCCGTCACGCCGCCGACCTGGCCGACCACCGCAACGCCGGTCTCGACGCGGAGCGGCTCGCCCAGGAGGAGGCCGACCGGGAGCAGCGCCAGCGCGAGGCCCGCGAGGTCGACGCCGAGCGTGCCGCCCGGGAGGAGCAGGCCCGCCAGGAGCTGGAGCAGCGCGAGGCCGAGCGCGCTGCGGCCGAGCGCGTCATGGAACAGCAGCTGGAGGGCCCGGAGCTGTAG
- a CDS encoding type IV secretory system conjugative DNA transfer family protein, with product MMWAHNEIEEAEGEWGIVSDRNEMTAVVDASPAPGWDGWDADPAGGDVFVPAGAFEMALADDLAPVGPELPAFMDMAPGLLAFGLISAGAFAWWRHTVTRQRRHTWLEMQTRTWWGLWPGPGFAGWRTLNREYGRRRPRRISKHTRPSLTWRDRWFGDPRAYSLAHGKAHRAWFGLVRHTVRTSYQDNSLILSPGQEGKSAAGVFLAWDAPGPLLCTTIRGDLLEASGGYRATLGELHVWNPAGVGTVGSTFRWNMVAGCEDYATAVRRAYAIVYASNSQGLNDAHFWKNSGAAALSAYLHAAALVMAAPGETPATESGAEVEYVHPPVTMQTVADWLTSLDLEPYEILRLHPGADRNAARALLDLYSAPTNTRGSIVKTLNESLRFMADEAIVEALTPHPTMPEFKIEKFLRSKDSLYLMAPPADTQSPVAPLLSAFTTELYHAAMLTHSKEKLDPHLTMLLDEVANICPVPLPAWLSYSAGSGIQVHTLGQSWAQYQERWGDKGAAQIWNNSKFKMLWPTNDDEITLHQLIHLGGTVSINSEVITDADGKKKRKRVRPYDVDALTNPGTQVPEGYVVCRLRGRRPVLVRARVYWKDKRSKLPLPPLPPVQDRYTPSAMPELRQQVHQDALPATEQLRSGAASGSSGSDRSGRDPGEAPALRRPSAVSVDAASTVSPGSLARRWNPAAPMEADEEL from the coding sequence ATGATGTGGGCTCACAATGAGATCGAAGAGGCCGAAGGGGAGTGGGGGATTGTGTCGGACCGGAACGAGATGACCGCTGTGGTCGATGCTTCCCCTGCCCCTGGGTGGGACGGTTGGGATGCGGACCCTGCCGGGGGTGATGTGTTCGTGCCGGCCGGTGCGTTTGAGATGGCGCTCGCCGACGACCTGGCTCCGGTGGGCCCGGAGCTGCCCGCGTTCATGGACATGGCCCCGGGGCTGCTGGCCTTCGGGCTGATCTCGGCCGGTGCCTTCGCGTGGTGGCGTCACACGGTCACGCGCCAGCGCCGACACACGTGGTTGGAAATGCAGACCCGCACGTGGTGGGGCCTGTGGCCCGGCCCCGGATTCGCCGGATGGAGGACGCTGAACCGCGAGTACGGTCGGCGTCGGCCGCGCCGGATCTCCAAGCACACCCGTCCGTCGCTGACCTGGCGTGACCGGTGGTTCGGTGACCCTCGTGCGTACTCGTTGGCGCACGGCAAGGCGCACCGGGCATGGTTCGGGCTGGTGCGCCACACGGTGCGCACGTCCTATCAGGACAACTCCCTGATCCTCTCGCCGGGCCAGGAGGGCAAATCCGCCGCCGGGGTGTTCCTGGCGTGGGATGCGCCGGGGCCGCTGCTGTGCACCACGATCCGCGGTGACCTGCTGGAGGCCAGCGGAGGATACCGCGCCACCCTGGGTGAGTTGCACGTGTGGAACCCGGCCGGGGTCGGCACGGTCGGCTCGACCTTCCGGTGGAACATGGTGGCGGGGTGTGAGGACTACGCGACCGCTGTGCGCCGGGCCTACGCCATCGTCTACGCCAGCAACTCCCAAGGGTTGAACGACGCGCACTTTTGGAAGAACTCCGGCGCGGCGGCGCTGTCGGCGTACCTGCACGCGGCCGCCCTGGTGATGGCCGCGCCGGGGGAGACGCCGGCAACGGAGTCCGGCGCGGAGGTGGAGTACGTGCACCCCCCGGTCACGATGCAGACCGTGGCGGACTGGCTGACCTCCCTGGACCTGGAGCCGTACGAGATCCTGCGTCTGCACCCGGGAGCCGACCGCAACGCCGCGCGGGCCCTGCTGGACCTGTACAGCGCGCCCACGAACACGCGGGGCTCGATCGTCAAGACCCTCAACGAGTCGCTTCGGTTCATGGCCGATGAGGCGATCGTGGAGGCGCTCACCCCGCACCCGACCATGCCCGAGTTCAAGATTGAGAAGTTCTTGCGCAGCAAGGACAGCCTGTACCTCATGGCGCCTCCGGCCGACACGCAGTCGCCGGTGGCACCGCTGCTGTCGGCGTTCACCACCGAGCTGTACCACGCCGCGATGCTCACGCACAGCAAGGAAAAGCTGGACCCGCATCTCACGATGCTGCTGGACGAGGTCGCCAACATCTGCCCCGTCCCGCTGCCGGCCTGGTTGTCCTACTCCGCCGGATCCGGTATCCAGGTCCACACCCTGGGGCAGTCCTGGGCGCAGTACCAAGAGCGGTGGGGCGACAAGGGGGCGGCACAGATCTGGAACAACAGCAAGTTCAAGATGCTGTGGCCGACCAACGATGACGAGATCACCCTCCACCAGCTGATCCATCTGGGCGGGACGGTGAGCATCAACTCCGAAGTCATCACCGACGCGGACGGGAAGAAGAAGAGGAAGCGTGTACGCCCCTACGATGTCGACGCGCTGACCAACCCCGGAACGCAGGTGCCGGAGGGGTACGTGGTGTGTCGGCTGCGGGGTAGGCGGCCGGTTCTGGTGAGGGCGCGTGTGTACTGGAAGGACAAGCGCTCGAAGTTGCCGCTGCCCCCGCTGCCGCCGGTCCAGGACCGGTACACGCCCAGCGCGATGCCCGAGCTGCGCCAGCAGGTCCACCAGGACGCGCTGCCCGCTACCGAGCAACTGCGCTCGGGCGCGGCTTCGGGGTCTTCCGGCAGCGACCGGTCGGGGCGTGATCCCGGTGAGGCACCGGCGTTGCGGCGCCCGTCCGCTGTCTCGGTGGACGCCGCGTCAACCGTCAGCCCGGGGTCGCTGGCACGCCGGTGGAATCCTGCGGCCCCCATGGAAGCGGATGAGGAGCTGTGA
- a CDS encoding CCDC34 family protein has product MNIIDTRIPGIVARSTSADAVAARRFLAVDQAHGRAEAMNTHSAARLIRRFRLRHCIGQVARAIIAAHTPERPYDVWYAQARERAYAAERSGELTAEETRQRLARIRNRRNERHAEWVAMDAREARADYRALDHAGRVTARLRFRADRPRT; this is encoded by the coding sequence GTGAACATCATCGACACCCGGATTCCCGGAATCGTGGCGCGCTCCACCAGCGCCGACGCAGTCGCGGCCCGCCGCTTTTTGGCCGTCGACCAGGCCCACGGGCGCGCCGAGGCGATGAACACCCACAGCGCAGCCCGCCTCATCCGCCGGTTCCGTCTCCGCCACTGCATCGGACAGGTGGCGCGCGCGATCATCGCCGCACACACCCCCGAGCGCCCCTATGACGTGTGGTACGCGCAGGCCCGAGAGCGCGCCTACGCCGCAGAGCGCAGCGGCGAACTCACCGCCGAGGAGACCCGGCAGCGACTGGCCCGGATCAGGAACCGCCGCAACGAGCGCCACGCCGAATGGGTGGCCATGGACGCGCGCGAGGCCCGCGCCGACTACCGCGCACTCGACCACGCCGGACGCGTCACCGCGCGCCTGCGCTTCCGAGCCGACCGCCCCCGCACGTGA